One genomic segment of Erythrolamprus reginae isolate rEryReg1 chromosome 2, rEryReg1.hap1, whole genome shotgun sequence includes these proteins:
- the LOC139158521 gene encoding hepatitis A virus cellular receptor 2-like produces MFSCLLLEQILFMILTGCFTSYAETVIEGKVGEDITLPCHYSVKDNGHTDICWGRSCPPLGCSNKLISMDKYLKIDGQLQKYHLMGNVSQGDVSLTIYSITEDDAGTYCCRLEYRGLFNDEKIFFKLLVKEALLHTTPIYFSTSNFPPIYFSTSNFVSEPKSVFITESSLNSILKEQVKNSPYWIGIYVGIGTCAILITILILLIIKWYLHKKQKTINSTSQMAFTNSTAQGIEHIARADVHALENIYLCN; encoded by the exons ATGTTTTCTTGCTTGCTTCTGGAACAGATCCTCTTCATGATATTAACAG GTTGCTTCACATCATATGCTGAAACTGTCATAGAAGGAAAAGTGGGTGAAGACATCACTTTGCCCTGTCATTATTCAGTTAAGGATAATGGACACACAGACATTTGTTGGGGACGAAGTTGCCCTCCACTGGGTTGTTCCAATAAATTGATCAGCATGGATAAATATCTGAAGATAGATGGGCAACTCCAAAAATACCATCTAATGGGAAATGTCAGTCAAGGAGATGTATCTCTGACCATTTATAGCATTACAGAAGACGATGCGGGGACATATTGTTGTCGATTGGAGTATCGAGGCTTGTTCaatgatgagaaaatattttttaaattactggTCAAGGAAG CATTGCTTCATACAACACCTATATATTTCAGTACATCTAATTTTCCGCCTATATATTTTAGTACGTCTAATTTTGTTTCTGAACCAAAATCGGTATTCATTACTGAATCTTCACTCAAT TCTATTCTAAAGGAGCAAGTGAAGAATTCACCTTATTGGATAGGCATATATGTTGGAATTGGAACATGTGCAATTCTAATCACCATTCTAATCCTGCTAATTATAAAAT GGTATCTACATAAGAAGCAGAAGACAATTAATTCTACAAG TCAAATGGCATTTACAAATTCAACAGCTCAAGGGATTGAGCATATTGCCAGAGCTGATGTCCATGCACTGGAAAATATTTATCTCTGCAATTGA